A part of Bacillus rossius redtenbacheri isolate Brsri chromosome 1, Brsri_v3, whole genome shotgun sequence genomic DNA contains:
- the LOC134530028 gene encoding uncharacterized protein LOC134530028, whose amino-acid sequence MQGNVNNVQECIEMRLSEQKEALERLTEQVAQGHSRINDLESSTTALLVTAREERQRIQDQCVRNHTVLREEMHGQTEQLQLRLEQVEEATATLSSRIDTLSNECTQVAEKAADCRTVQLCQRVESQLNNQFSVQQHLESQVKELERRFQGLDTDQFPRLPTQPSDNPVHSNRGANGPAESLVTQTSERPVLNATVGGLTIDQAALLHHPARQWSESMPTFTGKATENPIRFLNKFEEYARTFGLNDTEKLKCLGSALRGNAFYWYEMLQTTTTSYQQFIDMFRQQYWSLRTQGNLRAQLHTERYDPKKGMSLEAHISSMYERTRYLDLVMSDDEFIATVLTQLPLKYQIQLAGRTYGEVGEFREQLLMFDKLERLNRSQTSREETERSNAYQKHVPMHNTWQNRDVKTKDDRRASVNYMNWQYQDENPYHKQFFKGQYQGKHQKRRSMHYRKKTWWSSNRNHSSDHEGERRNQFESKKGNNRRSPSPELRTHRESDRRRRAYSEDEYDDHRKYFQTSEQQRSYRAEYRLPSQSPTEQYRQRSTHSAENNSVNKPPSTSFPPPFTTPLQQQQQLSYFARNEPINPIAASFQPTVHNTANGGVWVPTTAATSATIRN is encoded by the coding sequence ATGCAGGGTAACGTAAATAACGTACAGGAATGTATTGAAATGCGTTTGTCAGAGCAGAAAGAAGCACTAGAGCGGTTAACTGAACAGGTAGCACAAGGTCATTCTAGAATAAATGATCTGGAGTCTAGTACAACAGCTTTACTAGTTACGGCCAGGGAAGAACGTCAACGAATCCAGGATCAGTGTGTTCGCAATCATACTGTACTTAGGGAAGAAATGCACGGACAGACTGAACAGTTACAGTTGCGTCTCGAACAAGTAGAAGAGGCTACCGCAACCTTATCTAGTCGGATCGATACACTGAGTAACGAGTGTACGCAGGTAGCAGAGAAGGCGGCTGACTGTCGTACGGTACAGCTGTGCCAGCGCGTCGAAAGTCAATTGAATAACCAGTTCAGTGTTCAACAACACCTGGAAAGTCAAGTGAAGGAGCTGGAGCGGCGGTTTCAGGGATTAGACACAGACCAGTTCCCTAGATTACCCACACAACCGAGTGACAATCCAGTACACAGCAACAGGGGCGCTAACGGACCAGCAGAGTCACTAGTTACACAAACATCTGAGCGACCCGTGCTGAATGCTACCGTGGGCGGTCTTACCATCGATCAGGCTGCACTACTACACCACCCAGCTAGGCAGTGGAGTGAATCTATGCCAACCTTTACGGGCAAGGCAACAGAAAACCCCATACGATTCCTAAATAAATTTGAGGAATATGCCCGTACATTCGGTCTTAACGACACCGAAAAACTTAAATGTTTAGGCTCTGCGCTCAGAGGAAATGCGTTCTACTGGTATGAAATGTTACAAACAACTACCACGTCATACCAGCAATTCATCGACATGTTCAGGCAACAATACTGGAGTCTGAGGACGCAAGGCAACTTGAGGGCCCAATTACACACTGAACGATATGACCCCAAGAAGGGCATGTCATTAGAAGCCCACATTTCTAGTATGTATGAGAGGACTCGTTATCTAGATTTGGTTATGTCTGATGACGAATTTATAGCGACGGTGCTTACTCAGCTCCCGCTAAAATACCAAATCCAGCTAGCTGGTAGAACATATGGTGAGGTCGGTGAGTTTAGAGAACAACTGTTGATGTTTGATAAATTGGAGAGACTCAACCGCAGTCAGACGTCACGGGAGGAAACAGAGCGCAGTAACGCTTATCAGAAGCATGTGCCTATGCACAATACATGGCAGAACCGGGACGTCAAAACAAAGGACGACAGGCGAGCTTCCGTAAACTACATGAATTGGCAATACCAAGATGAGAATCCCtatcacaaacaattttttaagggACAATATCAAGGTAAACACCAGAAAAGACGTTCTATGCATTACAGGAAAAAAACATGGTGGTCCAGCAACAGGAATCACAGCAGCGACCATGAGGGCGAACGACGGAATCAATTTGAAAGCAAGAAGGGAAACAACAGACGCTCACCATCCCCGGAGCTACGGACACACAGGGAATCCGACAGAAGGAGGCGCGCCTACTCGGAAGACGAATACGATGACCATCGCAAGTATTTCCAGACGTCCGAGCAGCAGAGATCCTATCGTGCAGAGTACCGACTGCCAAGTCAGTCCCCTACTGAGCAATACCGACAGCGCAGTACGCACTCAGCGGAAAACAACTCTGTCAATAAACCACCTTCCACTTCATTCCCTCCACCGTTCACCACACCactgcagcaacagcagcagctcAGTTACTTCGCTAGAAATGAGCCAATTAACCCGATTGCGGCCAGCTTCCAGCCGACAGTACACAACACAGCCAACGGCGGTGTCTGGGTACCTACAACTGCAGCTACTTCCGCAACAATTAGGAATTAA